A region from the Hyalangium gracile genome encodes:
- a CDS encoding serine protease, protein MNRIRLACLLAVLPLAAQASPNPSSNVCEASQPSASSQRLTKVGEDVYQRFESAHPYASRDVSARGLVRTDVLHHPGAAYIAPHFERLELEEGDFVVVRAPDNSRSWRYDNSHPGARDGFWAIHIAGDTAIVELHSQDHSGRRGILNKHGYTIDRFARGYTNTEMGIEPRALCGADDSQWAPCYASSDPAIYGRARPVARLLINGSGACTGWLVGSQGHLMTNNHCIDTAATAQNTSYEFMAEGSSCSTSCASWFGCPGTIIATSATLVKTDAPRDYTLVQLPTNPINTYGYLQLRGTGAVVNERIFIPQHPAGYGKKIAVRSTHANDQSGFAEIYSLNEAACQSGGPSDVGYFADTQGGSSGSPVLGHSDNLVVALHHCANCANRGVPIQSVISHLGSSLPTCALPGANCPDSNGDGSPPPPPPPPPPNSYSYNATNTNSAQQSTVNKVVALTAGQKITVGTCGLTGATVSGDSYLRLFGPSATQVAANDDACGGSGSSLTFTAATAGNYEIRAGCYNNTSCGGTVVWDIVDGQPPPTGNTYTYSATNTNSAQQSTVNQSVTLAAGQKITLGTCGLAGATFTGDTYLRLYSPANAQVASNDDACSGRGSSLSFTATTAGTYQIRAGCYSNTSCTGTVAWTIQ, encoded by the coding sequence ATGAACCGAATCCGACTGGCCTGCCTGCTCGCGGTGCTCCCGCTGGCGGCCCAGGCCTCCCCCAATCCCTCCTCGAATGTCTGCGAGGCCTCCCAGCCCTCCGCTTCGTCCCAGCGCCTCACGAAGGTAGGCGAGGATGTCTACCAGCGCTTCGAGTCCGCTCACCCCTACGCCTCGCGCGACGTGAGCGCCCGCGGCCTCGTCCGGACGGACGTGCTCCACCACCCCGGCGCCGCGTACATCGCCCCGCACTTCGAGCGCCTGGAGTTGGAGGAGGGAGACTTCGTCGTCGTCCGCGCTCCGGACAACTCGCGCTCGTGGCGCTACGACAACTCGCACCCGGGCGCCCGGGATGGCTTCTGGGCCATCCACATCGCCGGTGACACGGCCATCGTCGAGCTGCACAGCCAGGACCACTCCGGCCGCCGCGGCATCCTCAACAAGCACGGCTACACCATCGACCGGTTCGCCCGTGGCTACACGAACACGGAGATGGGCATCGAGCCGAGGGCGCTCTGCGGCGCGGACGACTCGCAGTGGGCGCCCTGCTACGCCAGCAGCGATCCGGCCATCTACGGTCGCGCCCGTCCCGTGGCGCGCCTGCTCATCAACGGCAGCGGTGCGTGCACGGGCTGGCTGGTGGGCAGCCAGGGTCACCTGATGACCAACAACCACTGCATCGACACGGCCGCGACCGCGCAGAACACCAGCTACGAGTTCATGGCCGAGGGCTCGAGCTGTTCGACGAGCTGCGCGAGCTGGTTCGGCTGTCCCGGCACCATCATCGCCACCTCCGCGACGCTGGTGAAGACGGACGCCCCGCGCGACTACACCCTGGTCCAGCTGCCGACCAACCCCATCAACACCTATGGCTACCTGCAGCTGCGCGGCACGGGCGCGGTGGTCAACGAGCGCATCTTCATCCCCCAGCACCCGGCGGGCTACGGCAAGAAGATCGCCGTGCGGTCCACGCACGCGAATGATCAGTCCGGCTTCGCGGAGATCTACAGCCTCAACGAGGCGGCGTGCCAGTCGGGTGGGCCCAGCGACGTGGGCTACTTCGCGGACACGCAGGGAGGCTCGTCCGGCTCTCCGGTGCTGGGGCACAGCGACAACCTGGTCGTCGCGCTGCACCACTGCGCCAACTGCGCCAACCGCGGCGTGCCCATCCAGTCGGTGATCAGCCACCTGGGCAGCAGCCTGCCCACGTGCGCCCTGCCCGGCGCGAACTGCCCGGACTCCAACGGCGATGGCTCTCCGCCGCCGCCGCCTCCTCCGCCCCCGCCCAACTCCTATAGCTACAACGCGACCAACACCAACAGCGCTCAGCAGAGCACCGTGAACAAGGTGGTCGCCCTCACCGCGGGCCAGAAGATTACGGTGGGCACGTGCGGCCTGACGGGCGCCACGGTCTCGGGTGACTCGTACCTGCGGCTGTTCGGGCCGAGCGCCACCCAGGTGGCCGCCAACGACGACGCGTGCGGCGGCAGCGGCTCCAGCCTCACCTTCACCGCGGCCACGGCCGGCAACTACGAGATCCGCGCCGGCTGCTACAACAACACCAGCTGCGGCGGCACAGTGGTGTGGGACATCGTCGACGGCCAGCCCCCTCCCACGGGCAACACGTACACCTACAGCGCGACCAACACCAACAGCGCCCAGCAGAGCACCGTGAACCAGAGCGTCACGCTGGCCGCCGGACAGAAGATCACCCTGGGCACCTGCGGGCTGGCGGGGGCGACCTTCACCGGTGACACCTACCTGCGCCTCTACAGCCCGGCGAACGCGCAGGTGGCCTCCAACGATGACGCCTGCAGCGGCCGGGGCTCGAGCCTGAGCTTCACCGCCACCACGGCGGGCACGTATCAGATTCGTGCCGGCTGCTACTCGAACACGAGCTGCACGGGCACGGTGGCCTGGACCATCCAGTAG
- a CDS encoding glutathione S-transferase family protein yields MRGLLHLTSAGDVLMVMVLRRLDGTGILEGYPNLSAYVARGEARPAFKRAFEAQLAVFTGSSTQVRRS; encoded by the coding sequence ATGCGCGGGCTCCTTCATCTCACCAGCGCTGGTGATGTGCTGATGGTGATGGTGCTGCGCAGGCTGGACGGAACGGGAATCCTGGAGGGATATCCGAACCTTTCCGCCTATGTCGCTCGCGGCGAAGCCCGGCCCGCCTTCAAGCGTGCTTTCGAGGCTCAACTGGCGGTCTTCACGGGCTCCTCCACGCAGGTGCGGAGGAGCTGA
- a CDS encoding sensor histidine kinase, which translates to MPTKDKKPQPERASTDESLRAEREKSDREYATVQTAIEDQADAATRQARAGTDEFLRATREKADVRLSRSETPAETRESVARERVHEDAALRGERTTADAERRDERAERRRALDALLHLEREETDLRLLMERTRADEGLSTRDQFMGMVSHDLRTLLGGIALQAALLKRDAAEDEVGRKTVQAAEKIQRFTARMNRLIGDLVDVASIEEGRLRVAPALQDATALVRESVEAFQPLASSQSLSFDVEIRGNTLMAKFDHERILQVLANLLSNALKFTPPGGRISLQVEPVGQDVRFSVTDTGSGIPSHQLDAVFERFWQARGEDRRGLGLGLYISKGIVEAHGGRIWVESQPDVGSTFAFTLPGAPSSAT; encoded by the coding sequence ATGCCGACCAAGGACAAGAAACCGCAGCCTGAGCGTGCCAGCACCGATGAAAGCCTGCGCGCGGAGCGCGAGAAGTCTGACCGTGAGTACGCCACCGTGCAAACCGCGATTGAAGACCAGGCGGATGCCGCCACCCGACAGGCACGGGCAGGGACGGATGAATTCTTACGAGCGACCCGCGAAAAGGCGGATGTGCGGCTGTCGCGAAGTGAGACGCCCGCGGAAACTCGTGAGAGCGTTGCCAGGGAGCGGGTACACGAGGATGCAGCCTTGCGGGGCGAGCGTACGACGGCTGACGCTGAACGACGAGACGAGCGCGCCGAGCGCAGACGCGCCCTGGATGCCCTCCTTCACCTGGAACGCGAGGAAACGGACCTGCGGTTGCTGATGGAGCGCACGCGCGCCGATGAGGGGTTATCGACGCGGGATCAGTTCATGGGGATGGTCAGCCACGACCTGCGCACGCTGCTCGGGGGCATTGCCTTGCAGGCGGCCTTGCTCAAGCGGGATGCAGCCGAGGACGAGGTGGGCAGGAAGACCGTACAAGCCGCCGAGAAGATCCAGCGCTTCACGGCGCGGATGAACCGGCTGATCGGAGACCTGGTGGATGTGGCCAGCATCGAAGAGGGACGGCTCCGTGTAGCCCCCGCCCTGCAGGACGCGACCGCGCTCGTGCGGGAGTCAGTTGAGGCGTTCCAACCTCTGGCCTCCTCCCAGTCCCTCTCGTTCGACGTGGAGATACGCGGGAACACGCTGATGGCGAAGTTTGACCATGAGCGCATCTTGCAGGTGCTCGCCAACCTGTTGAGCAATGCCCTCAAGTTCACTCCGCCAGGAGGCAGGATTTCGCTGCAAGTTGAGCCGGTAGGCCAGGACGTCCGCTTCTCCGTGACGGACACCGGTTCCGGAATCCCGAGCCATCAACTGGACGCTGTGTTCGAGCGCTTCTGGCAAGCGCGCGGCGAAGACCGGAGAGGGCTGGGGCTCGGCCTCTACATCTCCAAGGGCATCGTGGAGGCCCACGGCGGGCGGATTTGGGTCGAGAGTCAGCCCGACGTGGGCAGCACTTTCGCGTTCACGCTCCCGGGGGCTCCTTCCTCAGCGACATAA
- a CDS encoding DoxX family protein, with translation MEALSQRDLLDVNSLPGAGAVTGSRKARWTGRLMSGLAILFLAFDSLGKVLQLAPFVQGTTELGFSAGAVFWLGLIQLACVVLYVLPRTGGLGAILLTGWFGGAIATHVRMGSPLFSHTLFPLYVAVLVWGGLYLRSHQVRALLSPRVRE, from the coding sequence ATGGAAGCCCTCTCGCAGCGTGACCTTCTCGATGTGAACTCCCTGCCTGGCGCCGGGGCCGTGACCGGCTCACGGAAGGCGCGGTGGACCGGGCGCCTGATGAGCGGCCTGGCGATCCTGTTCCTGGCCTTCGACTCGCTGGGCAAGGTGCTCCAGCTGGCGCCTTTCGTCCAAGGCACGACCGAGCTGGGGTTCTCGGCGGGTGCCGTCTTCTGGCTGGGGCTCATCCAGCTCGCGTGCGTCGTGCTCTATGTCCTCCCACGCACCGGGGGGCTGGGAGCCATCCTGCTGACGGGCTGGTTCGGCGGCGCGATCGCGACCCACGTGCGGATGGGGAGCCCTCTCTTCAGCCACACGCTGTTTCCCCTCTACGTGGCGGTGCTGGTCTGGGGTGGCCTCTATCTGCGCAGCCACCAGGTGCGCGCCCTCCTCTCGCCGCGAGTTCGTGAGTGA
- a CDS encoding alpha/beta fold hydrolase: MNKVISKDGTPIAYEKSGSGPALILVDGALCSRQFGPMPKLAPLLAKRFTVFTYDRRGRGDSGDTQPYAKERELEDLDALLQAAGGSAFVVGLSSGGGLALEAAASGLNIPKLVAYEPPYVAAHDARHAKANHEAQLQRLLAEGRRGDAVKYFMRDMVGAPGFVVFMMRLMPGTWKKLTAVAHTLAYDANIMGDFSVPAERLASVRVPSLILYGGKTDAKLKKAAETVADAVPGARRGTLDGQMHNVDPKVLTPAVVEYLTA, from the coding sequence ATGAACAAGGTCATCTCGAAGGACGGCACTCCCATCGCCTACGAAAAGTCGGGCTCGGGCCCTGCCCTCATCCTCGTGGACGGCGCCCTGTGCAGCCGACAGTTCGGTCCCATGCCGAAGCTCGCTCCGCTCCTCGCGAAGCGCTTCACGGTGTTCACCTACGACCGCCGGGGCCGCGGAGACAGCGGCGACACCCAGCCGTACGCGAAGGAGCGCGAGCTCGAGGATCTCGACGCGCTCCTCCAGGCGGCGGGGGGCTCGGCGTTCGTGGTGGGGCTGTCCTCCGGGGGCGGGCTCGCGCTCGAGGCGGCGGCGAGCGGGCTGAACATCCCGAAGCTCGTGGCCTACGAGCCTCCGTACGTCGCGGCGCACGACGCGCGGCATGCGAAGGCCAACCATGAAGCCCAGCTCCAGCGGCTCCTCGCCGAGGGCCGCCGTGGCGATGCCGTGAAGTACTTCATGCGGGACATGGTCGGCGCGCCGGGCTTCGTCGTCTTCATGATGCGGCTGATGCCGGGCACCTGGAAGAAGCTCACGGCTGTCGCGCACACGCTTGCCTACGACGCCAACATCATGGGGGACTTCAGCGTCCCGGCGGAGCGCCTGGCGTCGGTCCGGGTTCCGTCGCTCATCCTGTACGGCGGCAAGACGGATGCGAAGCTGAAGAAGGCGGCGGAGACCGTCGCGGACGCCGTGCCTGGGGCGCGGCGGGGCACGCTGGACGGCCAGATGCACAACGTCGACCCGAAGGTGCTCACACCGGCCGTGGTCGAATACCTCACCGCCTGA
- a CDS encoding YciI family protein, translating to MRFIVMHKTEPRWEAGAIPDAELIARVGKLMGDFAKAGVLLGGEGLRASSLGERLRSSGGRHTVTKGPFTPGNELPAGFILVRTASLQDASAWAARLANILGEAEIDIRPLTEAWDIGMVPVPPKLTTHRYMLLYKADAESESGRPRSAEQRAQLAGLLEELSKAGVLLAHIGLQPSQQGRRYTFRGGKHTVMDGPFAESKELIAGYAMFQAESIEEASEWALRYGEAVGPPEVDLRVVEETLRASNPNRS from the coding sequence ATGCGATTCATCGTGATGCACAAGACAGAGCCTCGCTGGGAGGCGGGCGCCATTCCGGATGCGGAGTTGATCGCCCGTGTCGGGAAGCTCATGGGCGACTTCGCGAAGGCCGGCGTGTTGCTGGGCGGAGAGGGGCTCCGCGCGAGCTCGCTCGGGGAGCGGCTGCGGAGCTCCGGTGGAAGACACACCGTCACGAAGGGGCCGTTCACGCCGGGCAACGAGCTGCCCGCGGGATTCATCCTGGTCCGTACGGCGTCCCTCCAGGACGCCAGCGCCTGGGCTGCGCGGCTGGCGAACATCCTCGGTGAAGCCGAGATCGACATCCGCCCGCTCACCGAGGCCTGGGACATTGGAATGGTGCCGGTGCCCCCCAAGCTCACGACGCACCGCTACATGCTGCTGTACAAGGCCGACGCCGAGTCCGAGTCCGGCCGCCCGCGCTCCGCGGAGCAGCGCGCGCAGCTCGCGGGCCTGCTCGAGGAGCTGTCGAAGGCGGGCGTCCTGCTCGCGCACATCGGGCTCCAGCCCAGCCAGCAGGGCAGGCGCTACACCTTCCGAGGCGGCAAGCACACGGTGATGGATGGACCGTTCGCCGAGTCGAAGGAGCTCATCGCCGGGTACGCGATGTTCCAGGCGGAGTCGATCGAGGAGGCCTCGGAGTGGGCGCTGCGCTACGGCGAGGCCGTGGGGCCGCCCGAGGTGGATCTGCGGGTGGTGGAGGAAACGCTGCGAGCTTCAAACCCGAATCGGAGCTAG
- a CDS encoding PAN domain-containing protein, with protein MRMAWVWSALILAATPALAVDGVDLPGRDYARFAAPSAKSCRLSCGGDSACQAYTWVKPGFQGPTGICYLKNAEPAIVKNPCCDSAPRRFITPRDMTLESRINRPGSDYLNFATIGGSHDWDQCKQACADDDACGSWTYVRRGVQGPQGRCWLKRGVARPVPDENTVSGVKYRPPSQRIDPG; from the coding sequence ATGCGGATGGCATGGGTGTGGAGCGCGTTGATCCTTGCAGCAACACCGGCACTCGCCGTCGATGGCGTCGACCTGCCCGGCCGTGACTATGCGCGCTTCGCGGCACCCTCGGCGAAATCCTGCCGACTGAGCTGCGGCGGCGACAGCGCCTGCCAGGCCTATACCTGGGTCAAGCCCGGCTTCCAGGGACCGACCGGTATCTGTTACCTGAAGAATGCCGAGCCGGCGATCGTCAAGAACCCCTGCTGCGATTCCGCTCCGCGCCGGTTCATCACGCCGCGCGACATGACGCTCGAATCGCGGATCAACCGCCCGGGTTCGGACTATTTGAACTTCGCCACCATCGGCGGTTCGCACGATTGGGACCAGTGCAAGCAGGCCTGCGCCGACGACGACGCCTGCGGCTCCTGGACCTATGTCCGTCGCGGCGTGCAGGGGCCGCAGGGCCGCTGCTGGCTGAAGCGTGGGGTCGCCCGGCCGGTCCCCGATGAAAATACCGTCTCGGGCGTCAAATACCGGCCCCCGTCGCAGCGGATCGACCCAGGGTGA
- a CDS encoding tyrosine-type recombinase/integrase produces MAGGIDKLSVKEVDAHVKEARGWLAADVRPPEGKSWKLSDGGGLFLTVTPAGTPVWRVKYRFGGKERLFAAGTYPQIGLQAARLARARVKDDLGKGRDPVQARRVSRAAAVTSAGTTFESVAAAWLEKSRPGWSQAHFDTTAETLERYAKSLRGFPVAEITDPMVGTLIERVVVERESIDTARKLRQSLAGIFRYAMARGFCTRNPAESSRELIPRQRKKGRRPALEEFAALGDILRKASAANLSSAVRMAHRLCAFTAARVGNVIAAEWAEFAELDAEVPTWVIPRAKMKAQDRHHDHRVILGPAIADELRAWRRVNGSGRWLFPSLTDPSEHIVSESLSKLYRVTLGLKDKHTPHGWRAAFATLAKENKFDPDAVEMALDHVHASEIVRAYDRGARLPERVRLAHWWCEQLVRAERGAA; encoded by the coding sequence ATGGCTGGGGGTATCGACAAGCTGAGCGTCAAGGAGGTCGACGCGCACGTCAAGGAGGCGCGCGGCTGGCTCGCGGCCGACGTGAGGCCGCCCGAGGGGAAGAGCTGGAAGCTCTCCGACGGCGGGGGGCTGTTCCTCACGGTCACTCCGGCCGGTACTCCCGTCTGGCGCGTGAAGTACCGCTTTGGGGGGAAGGAACGACTGTTCGCCGCAGGCACGTACCCCCAGATTGGGCTTCAAGCGGCGCGCCTCGCGCGAGCGCGTGTGAAAGACGACCTCGGGAAAGGAAGGGACCCCGTCCAGGCCCGGCGTGTGAGCCGCGCCGCTGCGGTCACCTCCGCTGGCACCACGTTCGAGTCCGTCGCTGCGGCTTGGCTCGAGAAGAGTCGGCCCGGCTGGAGCCAGGCCCACTTCGACACGACCGCCGAGACGCTTGAGCGCTACGCGAAGTCGCTCAGGGGCTTTCCGGTCGCTGAGATCACCGATCCCATGGTGGGCACGCTGATCGAGCGCGTCGTTGTTGAGCGCGAGAGCATCGACACCGCACGGAAGTTGCGGCAGAGCCTCGCGGGCATCTTCCGCTACGCGATGGCGCGCGGGTTCTGTACCCGCAACCCGGCGGAGTCCTCCCGAGAGCTGATCCCCCGGCAGCGTAAGAAGGGCCGACGGCCTGCGCTTGAGGAGTTCGCCGCGCTCGGGGACATCCTGCGGAAGGCGAGCGCGGCGAATCTGTCCAGCGCCGTCCGCATGGCACACCGACTCTGCGCCTTCACCGCAGCGCGCGTCGGAAACGTCATCGCAGCCGAGTGGGCCGAGTTCGCAGAGCTGGACGCGGAGGTGCCAACCTGGGTCATCCCGCGCGCGAAGATGAAGGCCCAGGATCGCCACCACGACCACCGGGTCATCCTCGGGCCCGCGATCGCGGATGAACTCAGAGCGTGGCGCAGGGTGAACGGCTCAGGGCGCTGGCTGTTCCCGTCCCTCACGGACCCCAGCGAGCACATCGTGTCCGAGTCGCTCAGCAAGCTGTATCGGGTGACGCTCGGCCTCAAGGACAAGCACACGCCCCACGGCTGGCGCGCGGCGTTCGCCACGCTGGCCAAGGAGAACAAGTTCGATCCGGATGCCGTCGAAATGGCGCTCGACCACGTCCACGCGAGCGAGATTGTCCGGGCGTATGACCGTGGCGCACGACTGCCCGAACGGGTCCGCTTGGCGCACTGGTGGTGTGAACAGCTCGTGCGTGCTGAACGGGGTGCAGCGTGA
- a CDS encoding helix-turn-helix domain-containing protein, which produces MKDRLPEPARYSISAACNTLGYSRSTFYDRVQKKLIKLTKDGRRSFVSREELERYLKSCEQA; this is translated from the coding sequence ATGAAAGACCGACTCCCCGAACCAGCCCGCTACTCGATCTCCGCAGCCTGCAACACCCTCGGGTACAGCCGATCGACCTTTTACGATCGCGTCCAGAAGAAGCTGATCAAGCTCACGAAAGACGGTCGCCGCTCCTTCGTCTCCCGTGAGGAACTCGAGCGCTACCTCAAGTCCTGCGAGCAGGCGTGA
- a CDS encoding bifunctional DNA primase/polymerase codes for MGAPSRPEPLPEPSKDDFKNDARRLTEQGLKVIAGNGLRRGSCTCSLGPECKSPGKHPWFTEWTTRMRDLDDQCAFIDRRPPGEVNIGVLAGAASGVIVLDVDPRNGGNESLAALEKKHGQLPLTVESRTGGGGKHYYFRVSGRPVPVGSNGKIAPGIDIKGDRGYVVAPPSVSGSGPYTWIHAPWDVPVADAPAWLLAEIDRVSPPKVANDDAPERGHFPPAREEEIEAAREDLRRHGPAIEGQGGDKHTFVACAILLNDHALPVDQAEPLILEWNKTCQPPWEEHELLRKLPGGLKYAQHPRGYKRKPVIQLVAGKLSEITTQAEQALLNAGVQVFSRGGALVRPVVEEVEAAHGRRTKVARLTQVTPTYARDLMSHYATFQRRNVKKDGWVTADPPAEVAQTWVARAGDWKVHAIAGLITTPTMRPDGTILDRPGFDPATRLVLMAPPSMPPIPDAPTRSDAAQALGLYSDLLIEFPFADDASRSVGLSGLITPVVRGAFSVAPAHAATASTPGTGKSFLWDTSAAICIGQPMPVMAAGQTEEESEKRLGAAVITGQPVIALDNVNGGIGGDAFCQIIERPVVDVRILGRSELARVESRSTVFLTGNNLQILGDATRRVLLARLEANMERPELRQFKSNPVEKVLADRGRYVAAALTIVRAYVAAGKLGLAPRLGSFEGWSDTVRGALIWLGCADPAATMETARAEDPLMVLLRATLSSWAAHIGTGRSTARTAAEVLRIAEGLETVEQFRRPETAEPFQALREAVLGVASNRGRPDARTFGKWLARNKGRIVAGLRLQGEADSHGHASKWWVEPHGNCG; via the coding sequence ATGGGCGCCCCCTCCCGCCCCGAGCCGCTCCCCGAGCCTTCCAAAGACGACTTCAAGAACGACGCGCGCCGGCTTACAGAGCAAGGCTTGAAAGTCATCGCGGGGAATGGTCTGCGCCGCGGCTCCTGCACGTGCTCGCTCGGGCCCGAGTGCAAATCCCCGGGGAAGCATCCATGGTTCACGGAGTGGACGACGCGGATGCGAGACCTGGACGACCAGTGCGCGTTCATCGATCGCAGGCCCCCGGGGGAGGTCAATATCGGCGTGCTTGCCGGCGCGGCGTCGGGGGTCATCGTCCTCGACGTGGACCCGCGCAACGGTGGGAACGAGTCTCTTGCTGCGCTCGAAAAGAAACACGGGCAGCTCCCGCTGACGGTCGAGTCGCGCACGGGCGGAGGGGGCAAACACTACTACTTCCGGGTTTCCGGTCGCCCGGTGCCGGTGGGCTCCAACGGGAAGATCGCTCCAGGGATCGATATCAAAGGGGACCGTGGCTATGTCGTGGCGCCACCCTCGGTCAGCGGGAGCGGGCCCTATACCTGGATTCATGCTCCATGGGACGTGCCGGTAGCAGACGCCCCCGCGTGGCTCCTGGCGGAGATTGACCGGGTGTCACCGCCCAAGGTCGCGAATGATGACGCGCCCGAGCGGGGGCACTTCCCGCCAGCACGGGAAGAGGAAATCGAGGCCGCGCGAGAGGACCTCCGGCGACACGGGCCCGCCATCGAGGGGCAGGGAGGGGACAAGCACACCTTCGTTGCCTGCGCCATCCTGCTGAACGACCATGCTTTGCCTGTGGATCAGGCGGAACCGCTGATCCTGGAATGGAACAAGACGTGCCAGCCACCATGGGAAGAGCATGAGCTCCTCCGGAAGCTGCCCGGGGGGCTCAAGTACGCACAGCACCCCCGCGGGTACAAGCGCAAGCCTGTTATTCAGCTCGTAGCCGGCAAGCTCTCGGAGATCACCACGCAGGCAGAGCAGGCGCTTCTCAACGCAGGCGTCCAGGTATTCTCTCGGGGGGGAGCGCTCGTGCGGCCAGTGGTGGAGGAAGTGGAAGCGGCTCACGGGCGGCGCACCAAGGTTGCGCGGCTGACTCAGGTCACCCCGACGTATGCGCGTGATCTGATGTCGCATTACGCGACCTTTCAGCGCCGCAACGTTAAGAAGGATGGATGGGTCACCGCCGATCCCCCGGCCGAGGTCGCGCAAACATGGGTAGCGCGCGCCGGGGACTGGAAGGTCCACGCGATCGCGGGACTCATCACCACGCCGACGATGCGGCCGGACGGGACGATCCTCGACCGGCCGGGATTCGACCCTGCAACGCGCCTGGTGCTCATGGCTCCGCCGTCGATGCCCCCCATCCCCGACGCACCCACGCGCAGTGACGCGGCGCAAGCTCTCGGACTCTATTCGGATCTCCTGATTGAGTTCCCCTTCGCGGACGATGCGAGTCGGAGCGTTGGCCTCAGTGGGCTGATCACGCCAGTAGTGCGTGGAGCGTTCTCCGTTGCTCCCGCTCATGCGGCGACCGCCAGCACGCCTGGCACCGGGAAGTCCTTCCTATGGGACACATCTGCGGCCATCTGCATCGGCCAGCCCATGCCCGTCATGGCGGCCGGGCAGACCGAGGAAGAATCCGAGAAACGACTCGGCGCAGCGGTGATTACAGGTCAGCCTGTGATCGCCCTGGACAACGTGAACGGCGGGATCGGAGGGGATGCCTTCTGCCAGATCATCGAGCGGCCCGTGGTGGACGTGAGGATCCTCGGACGCTCCGAACTCGCCCGCGTGGAGTCGCGTTCCACGGTGTTCTTGACCGGGAACAACCTGCAGATCCTCGGGGATGCGACTCGGCGCGTCCTGCTGGCCCGGCTTGAAGCGAACATGGAGCGGCCAGAGCTACGTCAGTTCAAAAGCAACCCGGTTGAAAAGGTGCTGGCCGATCGTGGTCGGTACGTGGCAGCCGCGCTCACCATCGTTCGCGCCTACGTCGCAGCGGGTAAACTGGGGCTCGCGCCGCGGCTCGGCAGCTTCGAGGGGTGGAGCGACACCGTGCGGGGAGCGTTGATCTGGCTCGGGTGTGCTGATCCAGCGGCGACGATGGAGACGGCCAGGGCCGAGGATCCCTTGATGGTCCTGCTCCGAGCGACGCTGAGCAGTTGGGCGGCGCACATCGGTACGGGACGCTCTACGGCCAGGACTGCGGCGGAAGTGCTGCGCATCGCTGAAGGGCTCGAGACCGTGGAACAGTTCCGGAGGCCCGAGACAGCGGAACCGTTCCAGGCGCTCAGAGAGGCGGTCCTCGGAGTGGCCAGCAACCGGGGCCGGCCAGACGCGCGCACGTTCGGCAAGTGGCTGGCCCGTAACAAGGGACGGATCGTCGCCGGACTGCGCCTACAGGGGGAGGCAGATTCACATGGCCATGCCTCTAAGTGGTGGGTCGAGCCCCACGGGAACTGCGGTTGA
- a CDS encoding DUF2381 family protein — MLQTRSAPFALASLLVGLAATALAAPAGRSVVLTGKAGESPVIYLAPDAPTLILLDAPIVRESVQVEGRARFAVVDVGDRTVTLSPAAALGTGERLALRVTYREGFPSSVVFLLTGEPGKADTVVNVRRPQQTVEACRVELSATRERCEAQAKELEELKARPPAVSPAAVVLAGVVDLKGMRGEDFGRACFDVRGELRPVECRGLGASTWTVVVLEVSNTGAEPWAPAWAEVTPAAGGEPRRARAVLSRQASIPPGGAVSVAVEVEMPAREPGEWLRAVHALRVCNGDGSRCLSVPQVTL; from the coding sequence TTGCTTCAAACGCGCTCCGCGCCTTTCGCGTTGGCCTCCCTGCTGGTGGGCCTTGCCGCTACGGCACTGGCCGCGCCCGCAGGGCGCTCTGTCGTGCTCACGGGGAAGGCTGGCGAGTCTCCGGTGATCTACCTGGCACCTGATGCCCCGACGCTCATCCTCCTGGATGCGCCGATCGTGCGTGAGTCAGTCCAGGTGGAGGGTCGCGCCCGTTTCGCTGTGGTGGACGTGGGGGATCGCACCGTCACGCTCTCGCCCGCAGCGGCGCTCGGGACTGGCGAACGGCTCGCACTGCGAGTCACCTACCGCGAGGGGTTCCCCTCTAGCGTTGTGTTCCTGCTCACAGGGGAGCCGGGCAAGGCGGATACCGTGGTCAACGTGCGCCGCCCGCAGCAGACCGTGGAGGCGTGCCGCGTGGAACTGTCCGCCACGCGCGAGCGGTGCGAGGCGCAAGCCAAGGAACTGGAGGAGTTGAAAGCCCGGCCTCCAGCGGTGAGCCCGGCAGCGGTAGTGCTCGCGGGGGTCGTGGACTTGAAGGGCATGAGGGGGGAGGACTTCGGGCGCGCGTGCTTCGATGTGCGCGGCGAACTTCGCCCCGTAGAGTGCAGGGGGCTCGGAGCGTCAACGTGGACCGTGGTTGTGCTCGAGGTGAGCAACACCGGAGCGGAACCATGGGCGCCCGCGTGGGCCGAGGTGACTCCCGCAGCGGGAGGGGAGCCGCGCCGCGCTCGCGCGGTGCTCTCTAGGCAAGCAAGCATCCCCCCAGGGGGCGCGGTGAGCGTGGCCGTTGAGGTGGAAATGCCCGCGCGAGAGCCGGGGGAATGGCTGCGCGCGGTGCACGCGCTGCGCGTGTGCAACGGTGACGGGAGCCGCTGTCTATCCGTTCCCCAGGTGACGCTGTAG